Proteins co-encoded in one Apodemus sylvaticus chromosome 6, mApoSyl1.1, whole genome shotgun sequence genomic window:
- the Pdia6 gene encoding protein disulfide-isomerase A6, producing MRVIGMARLVLGLVSCSFFLAVSGLYSSSDDVIELTPSNFNREVIQSDSLWLVEFYAPWCGHCQRLTPEWKKAATALKDVVKVGAVDADKHQSLGGQYGVQGFPTIKIFGANKNKPEDYQGGRTGEAIVDAALSAVRQLVKDRLGGRSGGYSSGRQGRGDSSSKKDVVELTDDTFDKNVLDSEDVWMVEFYAPWCGHCKNLEPEWAAAATEVKEQTKGKVKLAAVDATVNQLLASRYGIKGFPTIKIFQKGESPVDYDGGRTRSDIVSRALDLFSDNAPPPELLEIINEDIAKKTCEEHQLCVVAVLPHILDTGAAGRNSYLEVLLKLADKYKKKMWGWLWTEAGAQSELENALGIGGFGYPAMAAINARKMKFALLKGSFSEQGINEFLRELSFGRGSTAPVGGGSFPTITPREPWDGKDGELPVEDDIDLSDVELDDLEKDEL from the exons GTCTGGTGAGCTGTTCCTTCTTTCTAGCCGTCAGCGGTCTGTATTCCTCTAGTGATGATGTCATCGAGTTAACACCATCAAATTTCAACAGAGAAGTTATTCAGAGTGATAGTCTGTGGCTTGTAGAATTTTATGCACCGTG GTGTGGTCATTGCCAGAGGTTAACACCAGAATGGAAGAAAGCAGCAACTGCATTGAAA gaTGTTGTTAAAGTCGGTGCAGTCGATGCAGATAAACATCAGTCCCTGGGAGGTCAGTATGGTGTCCAGGGATTTCCTACCATCAAGATATTTGGAgctaacaaaaacaaaccagaagaTTACCAGG GTGGCAGAACTGGAGAAGCCATTGTAGATGCTGCCCTCAGTGCTGTGCGCCAGCTTGTGAAGGATCGTCTTGGTGGGCGCAGTGGTGGGTACAGTTCTGGAAGGCAG GGCAGAGGTGATAGTTCAAGTAAGAAGGACGTGGTAGAGCTAACGGATGACACCTTTGATAAGAATGTCCTTGACAGTGAAGATGTTTGGATGGTTGAGTTTTATGCTCCGTGGTGTGGACACTGCAAAAA CTTGGAGCCAGAATGGGCAGCTGCAGCCACAGAGGTAAAGGAGCAAACAAAGGGGAAAGTGAAGCTGGCAGCCGTGGACGCCACCGTGAATCAGCTTCTGGCCAGCCGCTACGGG ATTAAAGGATTCCCTACaatcaagatatttcagaaaggCGAGTCTCCTGTGGACTATGATGGTGGACGGACAAGATCTGACATAGTGTCAAGGGCCCTAGATTTGTTCTCTGATAATGCCCCACCTCCAGAGCTGCTTGAG ATAATCAACGAGGACATAGCCAAGAAGACATGCGAGGAGCACCAGCTCTGTGTTGTGGCTGTACTGCCTCACATCCTGGACACTG GAGCTGCAGGCAGAAACTCTTACTTGGAAGTTCTTCTGAAACTGGCTGACAAGTACAAGAAGAAAATGTGGGG GTGGCTGTGGACAGAAGCTGGAGCTCAGTCTGAACTGGAGAATGCACTGGGGATCGGAGGCTTTGGGTACCCCGCCATGGCCGCCATCAATGCACGCAAGATGAAGTTTGCTCTCCTCAAAGGCTCTTTCAGTGAGCAGGGCATCAATGAGTTTCTCAG GGAACTGTCTTTCGGGCGTGGCTCCACAGCACCTGTAGGGGGTGGTTCCTTCCCTACCATCACTCCCAGGGAGCCCTGGGATGGCAAGGATGGTGAG CTTCCTGTGGAGGACGACATTGACCTCAGTGATGTGGAGCTTGATGACCTGGAGAAGGATGAGTTGTGA